The nucleotide sequence CGTTCTTATTGCATAAGCGATCTGTCAATAAAGGTGAACAATTCTTGATTAACTTGTATGTAGGCTGAATTCAAAATATTTTTTGCTGTTCTGTAGCCACCGGTATTTGGACGCGAGGTAATTTGTCCAAATTCTTCCGTTATTCTTTCTTTCATTCCATTTTCATAGTTATAAATCATAACAGAATAACCTGCTACTGCATTCCATTTCCCTTCTGGAAAAATTCCCCATGCAAATTTGCCATTTGAACTTCCTATGCCAACTTTCACGTCAGCCCCGAATGCAGCGTGATAAGCGGAAATTGCAATTTTAATTGTGAGTCTGTTGTCTTCTGGGTTTTGGTAAAATCTATCACTACCTAATACATTGAAATTAGCTGAAGGATATGTTTTACGAATAAGGTTTGTGAGATTTTCAACTATTATCTCACTTTCACATTCTACTCTACTATTGGTTGTAATAATCCTTGTATCGAATAGAACAAGGTCAATCTCCTTGTTTTCAAGAAATCCAGTTCTCTGAGTAGCTATTTGTTCTTTTTGACACCACACATACATTTTCTGGGAAAATAAACTGGTAGATAGGAATAATGATAATAGGGTAAGTTTAACAATTTTTTTCATATTATAATTATGGTCGTAGTTGAAATTTGGTTGTTTGAATCATCCTCTTATTAAAGATTCATTTAGCTGATAGACAATCATTTGTTAGCAATGATTTAAATATTGTTTTAAAGATTCAATACAATCATCTAGCTTTTTGAAGCTCATATTCTTGTCATATGTGGAATACGAATAGTGATTATTTTTTGAACTATAAATTATGCTACCTTCTCTTTCTCCTGGGAATTGAATTCGATATTCAATAAATTTTCCAGTTGTAAATGACCATCCATTGGTTTCTCTATCTATTTTGTATCCAGACGAAAGTTCAGTATTAGACCAATTTTTTAAATCAATAGTTATTTGTCCTTGAATACTTCTTTTTGTCTCACTGTTAATGTAATTGGAATTTAAGAATTCTATAATACTCTCAATAGAGTTAAGTTCACTACCATATTTTGTTTCATTTACTAAAAAAACATATTCCTCATTACTATCAATTTTTAAAGCAAGTATGTTTTCATCTAAAAAACCGTGTTTGAATAAAAAACTGCCGTCACTGCTATCAATTAAAAGAGCTTCCTTTCCTAAGTACTCCCATTTTGCTTTAGAGACTAAACCATTTTTAGAAATCAATAATTCACAATTATCTCTAAAAATATAGACCATTTTAATATTGTCATTATTGTCAATGACCACCCAATGGTTATTGGTTAACATAGTTGTGTTATCTAGCTTTTGAGAAAATCTCTGAATTTTAGGTATTATATCTGCTAAATAGGTTTTCATTTTTCTTTTATTTCAGCTAAAAATTGAGCACTGCTTTTGATTATCCTAATCAATAGAACTTCTAATATAGCAAATCTTTAATCTGCGAGAATGACTATCGTTTATTTGAACTTTTCAATTTTATCAATCTCAACGATTATTTTATCTGGAATCACACTATCATCAAACATTCTGAAAAAATGAATTGCAGTTGTATGAGCAATTTGATTTGCGCTTATTGTTTTGTCAGGTATGTCCCCATCCTGTTGCCAAGTAAAACATGAATGCTGAATTGCATTAATTCCGGGGTACTTAGCTCTAAATATTGCGATGAACTTTTTCATAATTATATCCTTTATTTGAACTTTTATAAAGATAATGATTTTGAGTTTTGAACTGTGCGAGAAAAAGCGAAGGCTACATTAAAGTCTGACCGATTGAAAGAACATACCCCAAGTACAACGCCCCAAATCAAGGTGACGGGCCAGGAAAATCGGCCTGGACAGGAAAAACGATACAAGAAGATCGAAAAGGAACCCGGACTGACAAGGGAAAATGATCTTTGATCACTTTAGGGACCCCACGGGACCTCGATAGCCATCTGGGAAACTCCTTTAAACCATGGCAATACCCATAGTACGGGGAAACCGGACCCGGTTCAGTCAACACGGCCTTCATGTTTGGCCGTACCGACCACACGAAGACTTAGTTATTGTGTACAGTTTTTACCAGTCATCTTTTTTCTCTTTACCAAGGATATAATTTTTCAGACTTTCATTAAGTACATTGAAATAATTCTCTATTCTTTGGGGTGATTCACCAAAGTTTTTGACAAGTTTTTTGTCGGTTTTAAAATTCGGTATTTTCTTGTAATCAGCTGTTCCGTATTCATTGGAAGTAGTCAGTGATATTAAGTCAAATTTATATTTACCATCTTTAAATGCTATTTCAATAACATAGTCGAGTGGCATATTCATTTTTTTTACGACAAGCAAATCAGATGAAATTCCATTAATTCGGACTTTTTCATTTTCAATTTTCATTTTTAGAACTTTATCAGGATTCTTATATGTTTCTTTTATCCAATTTATTGTTTTACTATAAATTTCGTTTGCGGTCTTTCCTTCAACTTTAGTAACGATGTAGTCATTTATTCCGTTCTCCGAATATTCAAATTTTTCAGGATATTCTGTTTGTCCAAATGTGAATAACGAAAGCGTTAGAAATACTGCGGTTGTAATTAGTTTATTCATCCTTTTTGTTTTTCAAAATTGTACACAACGTTCAGGCTATGATTTCGGTCTGGGAAATCCAATAGGATTTTTCAAGATTGGAATCGGGCCAGATTGAAAGTAGTAATTTTTTTTAGACTAAAAAGCAAGACTGAATTATAGGCATTGTTGAACTAAACCTAAAGGTAGCTTCAAGCAGTTATTAGCCTGCTGTTCACTACCTTTAGGATAGGTTTAATCATAAAGTTTAAAGTTATGAAAAAAAAGTAGTACCCTTATTGATAGGGCCTGTAATTCCGTTCCTGGATTTAATGAACTGTACCATAAGTTAAGACGATCTATCGAGCTTTCCGGCAAAAGCCAAAGTACACTTACCAATTACGCCAGATGCCTGGCACACATTGCACTCCATTTCAAATGCAGTCCGCTGGACCTTGACCAGGAGCAGGTCCTGGATTACCTGCACGTTCTGAAATCCCAGCACAAGACGCCATCGGAGAGTTTCTTCAAGCATACCGTCTATGGTCTGAGATATGCCTACCGTATCTCGGGAATGAAGGAGATGCGGGTCATATTGCCTTCTATAGAACGGCCCAAGAAGCTACCGGTAGTATTAGGCCATAACGAGGTAAGGCAGCTTCTAAAGGCCCCAAAACTTCTCAAACACCGTTTGGTACTGGCCATGCTCTATGGCTGTGGCCTTCGCAGCTTTGAACTCTGCAACCTCCAGCTGAAGGACCTGGACCTTGAGAGAAAGATGCTGCACGTACGCCAGGGCAAGGGGAGGAAGGACCGCTATGTCCCATTGTGCGCGATGCAGGTCCGGGGCCTAAGGAAGTACATCAGGGCGGAAAGGCCCGTCACCTGGTGCTTTAACGGCAATGACAGGGAAGGCAATCCCGTTGCACTGTCCACCACGGGAGTGCGATGGATCGTTCGCGAGGCACGCAAACACAGCGGTATCCAAAAAGAGGTCACCACCCATAGCCTGCGGCATAGCTATGCGACCCATCTTTTGGAAATGGGTCTGGACATCATCAGCGTAAAGGACCTGTTGGGGCACGCCGATATCCAGACCACGCTTGCCTACCTGCATGTGGCACAACTGGGCAGACAAAGGCCGTTCAGCCCGTTGGAGCGGCTTTATAATCTGTAACGGTGTCACGCGCCACTTACGAAGTGGCCCAGGTATTGGAACGCAACAGGGAACAGCTCGCCGGCCTTTGTGCCAATAGCTGGCAGTCAAGGACCCTGCACGCCCTGCGCAAATGCCGCACCGCAGTATTGGGCGGGCATATAGACCGTTGCGACAACCCTGGCTGCCATAAGCTGCACCTTAGCTACAACAGTTGCCGGAACCGTCATTGCCCCAAGTGCCAGGGGCATAAAAGGGAACAATGGATAAGGGCAAGGGAGGCCGAACTGCTGAACGTGCCGTATTTCCATATGGTCTTTACCCTTCCTTCGCAGCTTAACAGGGTATGCCTTTATAGCCCCAAAACGATCTATGGCCTTTTGTTCGGGACGGCCTGGCAGGTAATCAAAGGCTTTTCATCCAATCCCAAGTTTTTGGGGGCCGACCCGGGAATGGTCGCCATCCTGCACACCTGGGGCCAAAATCTGTCCCTTCACCCGCATCTGCATTGCATTGTTCCCGGAGGAGGGACCACAAGGTCGGGCAAATGGAAATCCGCTAGGAACAAAGGAAAGTATTTGTTTCCTGTAAAGGCAATGAGCAAGGTTTTTAGAGCTCGTTTTGTAGCATCCCTTCGCAAGGAATTTCCACCACAACCCACGGCCTTCTACGAAAACCTGTTCAAGCACAATTGGGTAATTTATTGCAAACGTCCATTTTTAGGTCCGGCACAAGTAGTAGAATATCTTGGCCGCTATACCCACAAGATTGCCATCAGTGACCACCGTATAAAGAGCCTAGATAATAATAACGTCACTTTTACCGTCAAGGATTACCGGCATGGGGGAAGGATATCCTTACTGCGATTAACCGATGCCGAATTCGTCCGCAGGTTCGCTCTGCACATCCTGCCCAAGGGGTTCGTGCGTATACGCCATTATGGGATCCTGAGCAGTTCCAGGAAGAAGGCACTGCTTCCTTTGCTGCAACAGGTCCTGGGCGGTCCCGTGCCCAATGGACGGCCTCCCTTGAAACATTGCCGATGTCCTTACTGCCAGATCGGGATTATGGTGACCGTAGCGGTATTCGACAGCCGTGGCCCGCCCAAAGCATGGTCCGATCGACTGAAAAATAGCGCCCCAAGAAGAACGCCCGAAACAGCGTAACGGGATACCCGTGGCCAAAATTAAAATAGCGGGATGGAAAAGGCCGTTCCGGAGAGTAAAATGGGCCAAGGAAATCAAAAAGGGCACCGGAACGGGCTACGAAAGAGGTGACCACCAAATTAAGGGGCCAGCTCCGACAACAAGGTATATGTAAAAGACTCCCTCAAACCTTAGCAATCCCCATAGTAAGGGAAAACAGGACCCGGTTCAGTCAACACGGTCTTCATGTTTGGCCGTACCGACCACACGAAGTCTTAGTTATTACCACACGTTTTTAATTAAATATTTCATTAAAAATGTCATTAACGTCCTTAGCAACTGAAATGTCTAATTTATTGTCGGTTATCTGTAGTTTATTGATGTTTTTTCTAGCTGACCAGTCAACAAAAAACTTACTTTCGACTCTCTCTCCATTTAAAGTCTCTTCGTATTTCTCATTAAGTTCTTTTATTCTAGAGTCAAACAATTCCATTTTTTCACTTGATTCAGTTCCATAAAGTAATTCAGATAAATTTTTCATATAATTTTTGTATTATGATTATAGGACAAAGATATGAAAAAAAGGAATACGATAGATTTTAACTATTGAAAGTAATTTCATAATAGTATTTAGCTATTCATCTCCTTGGTGGGGTAATGCAACATTTAGACTGAATTTTATGCGAGATGTTGTTTCATTCGTCAAGTTTTCAGAAGTTGATGCGCCAAGGTTAAGGACTTGTATCTTAAGTCCTCCGCCGATTTTACTTTCTTCTTCGTTCGATGCTGTAACTGCTACATCAAAATCAATATTCGTTAAACTCCGTCTACCATCTTTTCCGTCTTTTCTCCAAATCGATGTTGTCAGGTCGTGGTCTTCTATGCGTTCCATTATAACGGGATTAATAATTGCTCCATTAGATTCAGCAAATTCCTTTGTATCATTAACGGATTTTATAATAGATTTTATAGTAGTTGTTATAAATTGGTCTAATTCCATAATGTTTTTCTCAAATGTGTGGTAACGTACGGATATAGTAACAAGTTACTATATTTCTGTTTTGTGAGTACTTCTAGTTTGTTGATTTATTAATCCTTTATTTGAACTTCTACTGCTCGTTATGATCATTCTCCCATTCTTTAATATAAATATCCAGTTGTAACAATACCCAATTTACTTTTTCCATATGGAATTTTTCAGGATCATATTTGCCATTGATAGCGACAAGCTTACTTTTTACCCATTTTTTATACTCTTTATATTCAGGGTGCTTGGGCTTGCCCATAATCTTCAAAAAGTCATAAAAACCTGGTAGGCCGCCAACATCCTCCGGGGGGCAGCCCAGCTCGCCAGCGCAACAGACTGGAAATGGAATTGTCAAATCAACTATGATCATTTCCAGAGTCAAGGAATGTTCCCAGTAATCCCCGAAATCATATAGATAATGCAATTCCTGGCCTTTGGATTTTAGAACGTCACAGATTTTTATCCTTTGAGAATCTATTACTTCATGGGGACCATTAAATCCATCGTCCTCAAATTGTTGGCCGATACGATAGCTATCAATAGTGAATTCGTATAGGTGATAGTTCTCCCACCCCATAACAATTTGAACAATATGGTGAAGCCTGTAAAAAGTGATATCGGATGGCACCAAAAATTCCCGCCATATTTTGGGATTACTACCTTCTAACTCAATTCGAAATTTAAAAACTCTACTCAATTGTCAATCCTTTATTTGAACTTTAACCGACTATTTTTAAATACTCTCTCCGAAAGTTAGCAAATTATTGTCTGGGTCAAGAATTGAAAATTCCCTTTGTCCCCAAGGTTTTATTTGAAGACTTGCATTTGGATGAATACTCGTTCCGTTGTCCAACAATAATTGGTGAAATTTTTCAATGCCATCTACTCTTATATAAACTTGCCCGTAATTTTCTTCCGGATTCAGTGCTTTGAACTCAAAAAAGTGGATTTGAATATTGTCTTTTTTAAGCATCAAGTAACCATCATAGTCTGCACTTCCAAATTCTTGAAAATCTAATCTGTTTAAATAGAAATTCTTGGTAATCGTTTTATTGCGCATTGGTAATTTTGGATTGATGTCTGTAAGCATAATATCGTTTATTTGAACTTTTCAATTTTATCAATCTCAACGATTATTTTATCTGGAATCACACTATCATCAAACATTCTGAAAAAATGAATTGCAGTTGTATGAGCAATTTGATTTGCGCTTATTGTTTTGTCAGGTATGTCCCCATCCTGTTGCCAAGTAAAACATGAATGCTGAATTGCATTAATTCCGGGGTACTTAGCTCTAAATATTGCGATGAACTTTTTCATAATTATATCGTTTATTTGAACTTTCGATAACTATTTAGCTCTCTCCTTATATACAATTTTGATTATTTGATTTTTTTTGCGGGTATTTTATTCCCATTTTGAATTACCTCTAAACTTTTAACTTGTTGTTCTTCAATTTGAAAAGTTATTTCAATGCCGTCTATAGGTGAGAAAAAATTGACATTACTTTCGGGATATATGGTCGATTTTTCTTGTCCGGTACCTCGAGCAAATAATTGTGACCCCTCTAATGTTAATGTGATAAAGAAGTTAGGTTCAATCTCATAAACTCCAATATATCTTTTTAGTATCTTTTCTGGTAATTCAATCGCATCACTTTTGAATTTTAATTCAGCTAAATCTGATTCAGGATCGAGCAGGTTCAAACCAACATCATCTGCACCATTTGTTGAATTAGTTAGCAGTACCACTCCCTGCCCCGACTCTTTTACGAATCCAGCAAATGCTCTGTATCCACCTGTTCCTCCATTATGCCATATAATATCACCATTGGACCCCTCCTTAATATGCCACCCAAGACCAACCGACATTTCACCAGCTTTATGGTGTCTAACTTTATGTGTTAACTCCATTGCTTTAGTTAATTCAGTATTTGTATACCCTATATTGGCAGAAATAAAATTAGCCATATCAAATGTAGAACTTCTGATTCCTCCTGCACCCGCCAAAGTTGGTATATCCCAATTTTCAACTATTTGCCCACCACTATGACCTAATGCCAAATTCTCTCTCATTTTCTCTGTAAGTACGATTCTGGTATCTTTCAATTCTAACGGGCCAGCGATAGTTTTAACCATCAGTTCTTCATAGGTAGTATTCTTGTTTCTTGCAAGGAGATTACCCAAAAGCCCCTGAGCAAGATTTGAATATTCATATTCAGAACCTACTGCTCTGATTGGCGTATAGTTTGAGATGAACTCGTACATCTGTTCAATTGTATAATCCAAGTAGGGATTGTTAGGATTTGATGGTGCGAAATTGTCTGGCATTCTAGGAAGCCCAGAAGTATGGTCTGATAGATTTCCAAAAGTAATTTCCGTATCACCCATTACCGGAATCTTTATACTATCCGGGAGAAAGTCATTAATTTCATCATTAAGCTTAAGTTCATCATCCAAAACTTGTTGTGCCAGGAGTATTGCTGTAAAAACTTTTGAGATTGATCCTATTTCATAAA is from Arenibacter algicola and encodes:
- a CDS encoding DUF4468 domain-containing protein translates to MNKLITTAVFLTLSLFTFGQTEYPEKFEYSENGINDYIVTKVEGKTANEIYSKTINWIKETYKNPDKVLKMKIENEKVRINGISSDLLVVKKMNMPLDYVIEIAFKDGKYKFDLISLTTSNEYGTADYKKIPNFKTDKKLVKNFGESPQRIENYFNVLNESLKNYILGKEKKDDW
- a CDS encoding tyrosine-type recombinase/integrase; protein product: MRVILPSIERPKKLPVVLGHNEVRQLLKAPKLLKHRLVLAMLYGCGLRSFELCNLQLKDLDLERKMLHVRQGKGRKDRYVPLCAMQVRGLRKYIRAERPVTWCFNGNDREGNPVALSTTGVRWIVREARKHSGIQKEVTTHSLRHSYATHLLEMGLDIISVKDLLGHADIQTTLAYLHVAQLGRQRPFSPLERLYNL
- a CDS encoding IS91 family transposase, with the protein product MSRATYEVAQVLERNREQLAGLCANSWQSRTLHALRKCRTAVLGGHIDRCDNPGCHKLHLSYNSCRNRHCPKCQGHKREQWIRAREAELLNVPYFHMVFTLPSQLNRVCLYSPKTIYGLLFGTAWQVIKGFSSNPKFLGADPGMVAILHTWGQNLSLHPHLHCIVPGGGTTRSGKWKSARNKGKYLFPVKAMSKVFRARFVASLRKEFPPQPTAFYENLFKHNWVIYCKRPFLGPAQVVEYLGRYTHKIAISDHRIKSLDNNNVTFTVKDYRHGGRISLLRLTDAEFVRRFALHILPKGFVRIRHYGILSSSRKKALLPLLQQVLGGPVPNGRPPLKHCRCPYCQIGIMVTVAVFDSRGPPKAWSDRLKNSAPRRTPETA
- a CDS encoding plasmid pRiA4b ORF-3 family protein — translated: MSRVFKFRIELEGSNPKIWREFLVPSDITFYRLHHIVQIVMGWENYHLYEFTIDSYRIGQQFEDDGFNGPHEVIDSQRIKICDVLKSKGQELHYLYDFGDYWEHSLTLEMIIVDLTIPFPVCCAGELGCPPEDVGGLPGFYDFLKIMGKPKHPEYKEYKKWVKSKLVAINGKYDPEKFHMEKVNWVLLQLDIYIKEWENDHNEQ
- a CDS encoding bleomycin resistance protein codes for the protein MLTDINPKLPMRNKTITKNFYLNRLDFQEFGSADYDGYLMLKKDNIQIHFFEFKALNPEENYGQVYIRVDGIEKFHQLLLDNGTSIHPNASLQIKPWGQREFSILDPDNNLLTFGESI
- a CDS encoding serine hydrolase is translated as MRKYKIILVFILLAIVNYNCQKKSKQLYNKNLPVAVVEAIEKRIEEGINHSMALALIDSSGIQYFNFGKTADDGMEVNRNTVYEIGSISKVFTAILLAQQVLDDELKLNDEINDFLPDSIKIPVMGDTEITFGNLSDHTSGLPRMPDNFAPSNPNNPYLDYTIEQMYEFISNYTPIRAVGSEYEYSNLAQGLLGNLLARNKNTTYEELMVKTIAGPLELKDTRIVLTEKMRENLALGHSGGQIVENWDIPTLAGAGGIRSSTFDMANFISANIGYTNTELTKAMELTHKVRHHKAGEMSVGLGWHIKEGSNGDIIWHNGGTGGYRAFAGFVKESGQGVVLLTNSTNGADDVGLNLLDPESDLAELKFKSDAIELPEKILKRYIGVYEIEPNFFITLTLEGSQLFARGTGQEKSTIYPESNVNFFSPIDGIEITFQIEEQQVKSLEVIQNGNKIPAKKIK